The following coding sequences lie in one Microbacterium sp. XT11 genomic window:
- a CDS encoding DUF2795 domain-containing protein, whose product MPHSPALDRFLAGMEYPATRDDLLREAAREGLGADDRALLEALPDQSYSAAWHIRYRLARRALADAFAPPQPVRA is encoded by the coding sequence ATGCCGCACTCCCCCGCACTCGATCGCTTCCTCGCCGGCATGGAGTACCCGGCCACCCGCGACGACCTCCTGCGCGAAGCCGCTCGCGAGGGGCTGGGCGCCGACGACAGGGCGCTGCTCGAGGCGCTCCCCGACCAGAGCTACAGCGCAGCATGGCACATCCGCTACCGGCTCGCCCGCCGTGCGCTGGCCGACGCCTTCGCACCGCCGCAGCCGGTGCGCGCCTGA
- a CDS encoding LLM class flavin-dependent oxidoreductase, whose amino-acid sequence MTSTSLSVLDLVPVRTGQTSAEAISASLALADTADRLGFRRYWFAEHHNMPAVASTTPPVLIAAAATRTSRIRLGSGGVMLPNHAPLIVAEQFAALEAIAPGRIDLGLGRAPGSDPVITQLLRGSGTTSDVEQFPRHVQDITALLGGDGATVRFTSGGEYTVRSTPAATGAPEVWLLGSSDYSAQLAASLGLPYVFANHFSGQGLERALDLYRGGYQPSEQHPEPVTFLTVNAVAAPTSEEAEERALPQLRMMARLRLNKPLEALETVEQALAAEPDAATTQVVEAARSRWFVGTGASVAAEVREFAARYGIDEVMLSPVAASYDAEPRDAAPGRAQTLELVAASL is encoded by the coding sequence ATGACTTCCACCTCGCTCTCCGTCCTCGACCTCGTCCCGGTGCGCACCGGGCAGACCAGTGCCGAGGCGATCTCCGCCTCGCTCGCACTCGCCGACACCGCCGACCGGCTCGGCTTCCGCCGGTACTGGTTCGCCGAGCACCACAACATGCCGGCGGTCGCATCCACGACCCCTCCCGTGCTCATCGCTGCCGCCGCCACCAGGACCTCGCGCATCCGCCTCGGTTCGGGCGGCGTGATGCTGCCGAACCACGCCCCGCTCATCGTGGCCGAGCAGTTCGCGGCGCTCGAGGCCATCGCGCCCGGCCGCATCGACCTCGGACTCGGACGCGCCCCCGGGAGCGATCCGGTGATCACCCAGCTGCTGCGCGGCTCGGGCACCACGAGCGACGTCGAGCAGTTCCCACGCCACGTGCAGGACATCACCGCGCTCCTCGGCGGAGACGGCGCCACCGTGCGCTTCACCTCGGGCGGCGAGTACACCGTGCGCTCGACGCCCGCGGCCACCGGCGCGCCGGAGGTGTGGCTGCTCGGCTCGAGCGACTACTCGGCGCAGCTGGCCGCGTCACTCGGCCTCCCCTACGTGTTCGCGAACCACTTCTCCGGGCAGGGGCTCGAGCGCGCGCTCGACCTGTACCGCGGCGGATACCAGCCGAGCGAGCAGCATCCTGAGCCCGTCACGTTCCTCACGGTGAACGCGGTGGCCGCGCCGACGTCGGAGGAGGCGGAGGAGCGCGCCCTCCCGCAGCTGCGCATGATGGCGCGCCTGCGGCTGAACAAGCCGCTCGAGGCGCTCGAGACGGTGGAGCAGGCCCTCGCCGCCGAGCCGGATGCCGCCACGACACAGGTCGTCGAGGCCGCCCGGTCGCGGTGGTTCGTCGGCACGGGCGCCTCCGTCGCCGCCGAGGTGCGCGAGTTCGCCGCGCGCTACGGCATCGACGAGGTCATGCTGTCGCCTGTTGCCGCGTCGTACGATGCGGAGCCCCGCGACGCGGCCCCGGGCCGCGCTCAGACGCTCGAGCTCGTCGCGGCCTCTCTCTGA